agGGGGCACCTAATGAAATGTCACCAACCTAACCGAGAATCATTTACTTTGCTAGATTCTGTATACATATTCTTATATGTACTTGTGACGCTAAGAGACTCAAGAAGCTTCAGTAACATCTCTTAATGATGTCTGAAGATGGCTACAACACAGATTTTCCAAGAAACCCTCtatacattttctttagtGATTTCaggtaaaatatattttcttgtataaTTCTGTTTGAGGTCATGGCCTCAAGAAGTGAAACTTGAGAATTGGTTTTTCTTTGATGTATCAGATCAGTTCTGAAATTTGATGAGCTCGGTTTAGAGATAGCGCGAATTGCTTTACCCGCAGCACTTGCTTTAACAGCTGATCCTATTGCATCTCTAGTTGACACAGCCTTCATAGGCCAAATTGgtaacaacaagaacaacaactcttttcatttgtttattgttattttataaatgaaaattattggTGTAATTTTCGGTTCTTGTTGTGGTGATGACTGATAGGTCCTGTAGAGCTTGCTGCAGTTGGAGTTTCTATTGCTTTATTCAACCAAGTTTCAAGAATTGCTATTTTCCCACTTGTTAGCATCACAACTTCCTTTGTAGCAGAAGAAGATGCTTGTAGTTCTCAGCAAGACACAGTCCGAGATCATAAAGAATGTATTGAAATTGGTATCAACAATCCAACTGAGGAAACTATAGAATTGATTCCTGAAAAACATAAAGgtatatatttgttcttgCTAACATAATcactcctctgtttttttttgtggtggTAATAATCACAagtatattcatttttatttcagaTTCTTTATCAGATGAATTTAAAACCAGTAGCAGTATCTTTAGTATTAGTAAACCTCCAgccaagaaaagaaacataccATCAGCTTCATCTGCTTTAATCATTGGAGGCGTTCTCGGCCTTTTTCAAGCCGTGTTTCTTATATCCGCAGCCAAACCTCTCTTGAGTTTCATGGGAGTAAAACACGTAACGTATCGATCTTTTGTTCTCTATAAATGATGTTATGAGATTCAAAATCACTTAAcatggtttgattttttcaggATTCTCCAATGATGAGACCTTCTCAGAGATATCTATCTTTAAGATCACTTGGTGCACCAGCTGTTCTACTCTCACTTGCGGCACAAGGCGTTTTCCGCGGATTTAAAGACACGACAACTCCGTTATTCGCTACTggtaatactatttttttcatatgttcaaaatccttaaaacagaacaaagctAATGATCCACTTtacttttcttgtttgatgaTTAATgatccactttttttttgtagtgattGGAGATGTAACAAACATAATACTCGACCcgattttcatatttgttttccgCCTAGGCGTAACAGGAGCAGCCACTGCTCATGTTATATCCCAGTGAGTTTAGTTTTGCATGTGAACCTTGAATAATCTCAAAATGGCCTCTACTTTAATTGACTAGTGGTTTCTATGTTCATTTTCAGATACCTTATGTGTGGAATACTCTTGTGGAAACTGATGGGTCAAGTTGATATCTTCAACATGAGTACCAAACATCTTCAGTTCTGTAGATTCATGAAAAATGGTATTGTAAAATActtcaaagaaaattcaatGTGTTTACAATGAAATCTCTGATAAAATAACACTGTTtggttcttgttttcttgtgaaaTATTTCTCTCCCAGGCTTTCTTTTGCTGATGAGAGTAATTGCAGTAACATTCTGTGTAACTCTCTCCGCGTCACTAGCTGCACGAGAAGGATCAACTTCCATGGCAGCTTTCCAAGTTTGCTTGCAGGTTTGGTTAGCTACTTCACTTCTTGCAGACGGGTACGCCGTAGCTGGCCAGGTTTTTAGATAATGATGTCTCTAACATTGCATCCTTTTACGATTAAGCGCGTGGTTTAAAGTTTTAACAAATGTCTTTTCCTTTAGGCAATACTAGCGAGCGCGTTTGCCAAAAAAGACTACAAAAGAGCAGCAGCTACCGCCTCTCGTGTACTGCAGGTACACACAATTTATGCATTTGTGTTTGCGTTTACATTATGTTTACGATTTTGGAtttatatgaagaaaatatacaCAGAAAGTATACATAATAGGTAATTCAAAGGCAAACAAACAATGGAGGCCTATGTGTACTTTAGCTTATAAAGATTCGATTCTAGATCAATTTAAAGCTAAAGAACTAAATCTTGTGACAGTTGGGATTGGTTCTCGGTTTTGTACTTGCGGTTATACTTGGAGCAGGATTGCATTTTGGAGCAAGAGTGTTTACAAAAGACGATAAAGTTTTACACCTAATTAGCATAGGACTTCCGGTAACTAATCATTTCCCATTAAACCACTAATCAGGATCAATATTATTACGTAACATTAATTTGGCT
This sequence is a window from Arabidopsis thaliana chromosome 1 sequence. Protein-coding genes within it:
- a CDS encoding MATE efflux family protein (MATE efflux family protein; FUNCTIONS IN: antiporter activity, drug transmembrane transporter activity; INVOLVED IN: drug transmembrane transport, transmembrane transport; LOCATED IN: membrane; EXPRESSED IN: 22 plant structures; EXPRESSED DURING: 12 growth stages; CONTAINS InterPro DOMAIN/s: Multi antimicrobial extrusion protein MatE (InterPro:IPR002528); BEST Arabidopsis thaliana protein match is: MATE efflux family protein (TAIR:AT3G08040.2); Has 35333 Blast hits to 34131 proteins in 2444 species: Archae - 798; Bacteria - 22429; Metazoa - 974; Fungi - 991; Plants - 531; Viruses - 0; Other Eukaryotes - 9610 (source: NCBI BLink).), whose product is MMSEDGYNTDFPRNPLYIFFSDFRSVLKFDELGLEIARIALPAALALTADPIASLVDTAFIGQIGPVELAAVGVSIALFNQVSRIAIFPLVSITTSFVAEEDACSSQQDTVRDHKECIEIGINNPTEETIELIPEKHKDSLSDEFKTSSSIFSISKPPAKKRNIPSASSALIIGGVLGLFQAVFLISAAKPLLSFMGVKHDSPMMRPSQRYLSLRSLGAPAVLLSLAAQGVFRGFKDTTTPLFATVIGDVTNIILDPIFIFVFRLGVTGAATAHVISQYLMCGILLWKLMGQVDIFNMSTKHLQFCRFMKNGFLLLMRVIAVTFCVTLSASLAAREGSTSMAAFQVCLQVWLATSLLADGYAVAGQAILASAFAKKDYKRAAATASRVLQLGLVLGFVLAVILGAGLHFGARVFTKDDKVLHLISIGLPFVAGTQPINALAFVFDGVNFGASDFGYAAASLVMVAIVSILCLLFLSSTHGFIGLWFGLTIYMSLRAAVGFWRIGTGTGPWSFLRS
- a CDS encoding MATE efflux family protein (MATE efflux family protein; FUNCTIONS IN: antiporter activity, drug transmembrane transporter activity; INVOLVED IN: drug transmembrane transport, transmembrane transport; LOCATED IN: endomembrane system, membrane; EXPRESSED IN: 22 plant structures; EXPRESSED DURING: 12 growth stages; CONTAINS InterPro DOMAIN/s: Multi antimicrobial extrusion protein MatE (InterPro:IPR002528); BEST Arabidopsis thaliana protein match is: MATE efflux family protein (TAIR:AT3G08040.2); Has 12629 Blast hits to 12566 proteins in 2039 species: Archae - 347; Bacteria - 9962; Metazoa - 104; Fungi - 158; Plants - 404; Viruses - 0; Other Eukaryotes - 1654 (source: NCBI BLink).) gives rise to the protein MATTQIFQETLYTFSLVISVLKFDELGLEIARIALPAALALTADPIASLVDTAFIGQIGPVELAAVGVSIALFNQVSRIAIFPLVSITTSFVAEEDACSSQQDTVRDHKECIEIGINNPTEETIELIPEKHKDSLSDEFKTSSSIFSISKPPAKKRNIPSASSALIIGGVLGLFQAVFLISAAKPLLSFMGVKHDSPMMRPSQRYLSLRSLGAPAVLLSLAAQGVFRGFKDTTTPLFATVIGDVTNIILDPIFIFVFRLGVTGAATAHVISQYLMCGILLWKLMGQVDIFNMSTKHLQFCRFMKNGFLLLMRVIAVTFCVTLSASLAAREGSTSMAAFQVCLQVWLATSLLADGYAVAGQAILASAFAKKDYKRAAATASRVLQLGLVLGFVLAVILGAGLHFGARVFTKDDKVLHLISIGLPFVAGTQPINALAFVFDGVNFGASDFGYAAASLVMVAIVSILCLLFLSSTHGFIGLWFGLTIYMSLRAAVGFWRIGTGTGPWSFLRS
- a CDS encoding MATE efflux family protein, giving the protein MMSEDGYNTDFPRNPLYIFFSDFRSVLKFDELGLEIARIALPAALALTADPIASLVDTAFIGQIGPVELAAVGVSIALFNQVSRIAIFPLVSITTSFVAEEDACSSQQDTVRDHKECIEIGINNPTEETIELIPEKHKDSLSDEFKTSSSIFSISKPPAKKRNIPSASSALIIGGVLGLFQAVFLISAAKPLLSFMGVKHDSPMMRPSQRYLSLRSLGAPAVLLSLAAQGVFRGFKDTTTPLFATVIGDVTNIILDPIFIFVFRLGVTGAATAHVISQYLMCGILLWKLMGQVDIFNMSTKHLQFCRFMKNGFLLLMRVIAVTFCVTLSASLAAREGSTSMAAFQVCLQVWLATSLLADGYAVAGQAILASAFAKKDYKRAAATASRVLQGHNQLMP